From the Mesorhizobium sp. L-2-11 genome, the window CAATCGCGGACGCGAGGCCGAACGAGAGTGCAAAAGCCGCGTACGCGGCCACCTTGGTTGAGGCTGGCACCGTCACGGTGCCTGATCGTGTAGCCCTCCTGCGAGGGTTCGCGGCATGGACATAGGTCATAGCATCCTCCAACTGCTGTTAGTCTATAAAATTAGTAGACTTTGTCGATTGCGAATTTTGGTTCGGGTGCAGAAAATGGTTCTCCGGACGCGGCGCTCGGCGGAACTTTCTCGCCGCAGCGCATAGTTCTTCGCGCTGCTTCCACCGGTCAGTAGATCAGGACATCAACATCAAAGTAGGTTGCGGCCCGCAACGTCACACATCGGCATTCACGACGATCCATAGGCGCCGTGATGGTAGATCAATGCCGGGCCGGCTCTCCGCTCGCCACATATCGGACGCTGCCGAGGATCAGCGCGTGGCTGTGGCGGACGATCACCGCGCAGTCGACGGCGGCAAGCGCACCGTCGAGTGCCAACGCGCCGGTCGCAAGGCTAAGCCAGCGGGCCCCCTCGTAACGCTCCACCCCCTTCAGGCCGCCGCGTCCGGCGAAGCGATCGGCAATCGCGATCTGGTCGGCTCGCAGCACGTTCACGCAGAAATGCCTATGCCGCCTGATTGCTGTCCAGGTTGATGAGTTCAGGTTGATACTGACGACCATCACCTCCGGCTCGACAGACAATGAGTGGGCGGTCGTAACGGTCGCGCCCGTCCTTCCGTCGCCAATACCTGCGGTAACCACGGACACGGCTCCAGCCAGGTGCCGCATGGCAGATTTGAGCGGGACACGGGTTTCAATCAGGGGAACGCGCTCGGTCATAGTCATCTGGACAGCCTCATTGTGTCTTGCAGCTTCACGACGCCTGACGACGCAACGCCGTCTGGTATCCAAGCCATTGGTGGATTTCGGCGGCGATGCGCTCGGCATGCGCGGTGACTTCGGGGATTCCCATCAGTTCGCCAACGCTGCCGCGCGCCAGTGGCCCGCTGACGAAAACGCTGCCAGTCGGCCGCCCGGATGTGCCGACCGCACGGCCTTGGCTGTCAGTCTCCAAGCCAAGGCCAATCGGGTCGAGCCGCACCAATCCCATCCGCGCCAGCGCCGCAATCGCCGCGTTGGTCCGCAAAATATCGGCGTGTGCCGGCCCGGTCGTCACGATCACGCTGTCGTAGGCCTCGGCAAGGAGGCGGCGTTGGCCACGCAGTCGCTGCCTGACGCGAATGCGTCCGTCGACCTGATCGGCGCCGACAATCGATGCGGCGCGATAGGCAAGCCTGCCCTCCGCAACCTGGCGATCGAGCACGTCCATGATCTGTGGCGCCACGCGGAAGCGATGCACATCCCACAGCGCCCGAAGATGGCGCACGACGCGGCGTTGCTCAGCGAGAGGCAAGGCCCGCCAGATGACCTGTCCCTGTCGCCGGACGGCGTCGAGCACCGGGTGCCAGCTTTCGCCCTGCTGCGCAGCGGTGGCGATGGTCGACCGGATACGCCTGAGCAGCACTGTGGCGCTGCGTGAAGGCAGGCCGGTGAAGTCGCCGATGGGATCGGCATGCGTAGCCGCATGGCCTCGCGACCGGTAGCCATGGCGCGACAGTGCTGTGATGCGACCGCAATGGCTATTGCGGTCGAGCGTTGCGATGACATCCGCCGACGTCAGTCCAGTGCCGACGACGAGCACATGGTCGCAGCGTCCGATCGCTTCCAGCCTTTCGAGATCATAGGGATTGGCCACCAGCCCGGCTGCGCCAGCCACGGACTGCAGGGGCAATGGCAAAGTCGGTGGCGGATGCGTCGTCGCAAGCACCAGAGCGTCCGCTGCGAGCGTTCCTCCCTCAGCGAGGATCAGGTGGTAGCCCTCGCCACTGAGCTTGGCTGACGCGACCGCGGATCTGACATGGCGGATTGTTTTGCCGAACAGAAAGGGCTGAAGATGGGATTCCACGTAGCGCCCGAAAACGCGACGCTGCGGGTAGAGCGCTCCATTGGCGGCAATGGCCTCGGGATCGTCCGCAATGGCGCCGGTCTGCTCCAGCCAGTCGGCAAAGTGGCTGTCCTGGCCGGAGATCAGCGTCATCCTCGACGCCGGCACATTGATGCGGTGTGAAGGATCGGGCGTCGAATAGGCCAGACCATAGCCGAGCCCCTCTCGGGGCTCGACGACCACGATATCGGCAGCTCCGGCGGGCAGAAGCCGCGCAAGATGAAACGCAGTCGCCGCACCGGAAAAGCCGCCGCCGATGATGACTACGACCGGCCCCCTGCCCGATTCTCTGGCGCTCAAGACTGACTCGCGCGCAGTGCCGACGGTCGATGGTCGCCGGCCACCGTTTCGCCAAAAGGCCCCATGTTCACGGCCGTTGCCCGTGTCGAGATTTCGTGATCGAGCGGCAATAGCGGCAGCACCAGTTCGCCAAAACGATAGGCTTCCTCCAGATGCGGATAACCGGAGAGGATGAAGGTATCGATGCCGATACGCCGGTATTCGTCGATCCGTTCCGCCACCGTGGCCGCATCGCCGACCAGGGCGGTGCCGGCGCCGCCGCGAACCAGGCCGACGCCGGCCCACAGGTTCGGACTGATTTCCAGCTTGTCGCGACGGCCGCCATGCAGCCGGCTCATTCGCGACTGGCCGACGGAATCCATGCGCGCGAAAACCTTCTGCGCCTCGGCGATCGTCCTATCGTCGAGGCGGCTGATCAGCCGGTCGGCATCGGCCCAGGCCTCGTCATTTGCTTCGCGGACGATGACATGCAATCGGATTCCAAAACTCACCGCTCGTCCCGCCTTCTCGGCAAGGCCGCGCACATGATCAACCTTGGCGGCGACGTCGGCCGGCGGTTCGCCCCAGGTCAGATATTTGTCGATCTGTTCGGCGGCGACCGCGTTGGCCGCCTCTGACGAGCCGCCGAAATAGAGCGGCGGATGTGGCGTCTGCACGGGCGGAAACAGCAGCCGGCCGTCCTCGATGCGGAAATGCTTACCTTCGAAAGCGACGGTTTCGCCGCGCAGCACGGCCTTGTAGATGTCGAGGAATTCCCGCGTCACCTCATAGCGCTCGTCATGGCTGAGGAAGATGCCGTCGCCCTTGTTCTCGACCGGATCGCCGCCGGTGACCACATTGATCAGCAGTCGTCCGCCGGAAATGCGGTCGAGCGTCGAGGTCATGCGCGCGGCGAGCGTCGGCGATTGCAGGCCCGGCCGGACGGCGACAAGAAAGCGGAGCCGCTGCGTCAGCGGCGCCAGAGCCGACGCCACGACCCAGCTGTCCTCGCAACTGCGTCCGGTCGGCAGCAGCGCGCCATAGTAGCCGATGGCATCAGCGGCCTTGGCGACTTGGGTGAGGTAGGGCAAGTCGACCGCCCTGCCCCCCTCGGAGGTGCCGAGATAGCGGCTGTCGCCATGGGTGGGAAGAAACCACAGGACCTTGATCCTGTCGGGAGTGGCAATGCTCATGAATAGTCCTCTGTGACTTGGCGCGCCTGGCTCAGCTCCAGGCATGGAGCGGCGGATTGACGTCGTTGAGGTAGTAGTTGCCCAAGATCGCGTATTTCCAGCGCACCGGATCGTGCAGCGTGTGGGTGCGGGCGTTGCGCCAATGCCGGTCGAGATTGTGCTCGGCCAGCGTCGAGCGTGTGCCGGCGAGCTCGAACAGCTTGTTCGTGGCATTGATGGCGATCTCGGTGGTGAGGATCTTGGATTCCGCCACAGCGATCTGCGCTTCAGCGACGGTCTTCTCGTCCGGGTCGGCGACGGCGCGATCGACCGCAAGCCCGGCCTTTTCCAGAACCGCCTCTGCCGCATTGGCGCGCAGACGAAGGTCGCCGATCGCCTGGATCGTATAAGGATCCTGCCAGGCATGATCGACGCCGCTGTCTATCCAGGCGCGCGACTTGGTGCGCACGAAATCGACCGTCTCATCGATCGCCGCCTTGGCGATGCCGAGATCGACCGCGGCCTGGATGATCTGGAAGATGGCTCCGTCGGCCGTCGGCCGATCGTAGCCCTTATAGCCGGGAACCAGATGCGTCTTCGGCACCTTCACATTGTCGAGCAAGACCGTGCCGGACAATGTCGTCTTCTGGCCGAAGCTCGACCAGTCGTCGATGACCGTCAGTCCGGGCGCGCCGCGATCGGCGATGGCATACCAGGCGCGGCCCTCGTCATCGAGCGCCACGATCGGGACCAGATGCGCGAGTAGCGCGCCGCTCGAATAGAATTTCTGGCCGTTGACGACGACATGGTCACCGGCGTCGACGAACTTGGTTTCGAAGTCGGCCGCCCGCTTGGAGCCGAATTCGGAGAACGCGTTGCCGAAGCGGGTGCCGGACAACACCTCGGCGAAGAGCAGCTTCTTCTGGGCTTCGTCGGAGACGGTGCGGATGGCGGCGACGACGCCGAGATGGTTCTGCGGAATCTGGCCCAGCGACGGATCGGCCGCCGAGATGATGGTGATCACTTTCGACAGCGTCACATAGGAGAGCTCCGGCCCGCGATAGGCTTTCGGCACGTTGATCGACCACAGGCCGCTCTGCGAAAACGCATCGAGCTCTTCCGTCGGCCAGAGGCGTTCACGGTCCCGCTTGGAGGCATCCTTGGCGAATTCGGCGGCCAGTTTTTCGGCGACGGCGAATGCCTCGGCATCGGTCTTGATGACATGCGCCTTGGCCGACGGGCGCTCGACCGGCGAGACGGCACTGCGGATATCCGACGGCTGCTTCGATTGGATGGTCATGCTGCTGTCTCCTTGGGAAAATGTTGCGGTGGAAGCGGCGCGCCGCCGAGGTAGTAGGTTTTGATGTCGGCGCGCTGGCGCAGGTCGGCAGCCGATCCTTCGAGGACGCTAACGCCGTTCTCGAGCACGGTGGCGCGGTCGGCGTATTTCAGCGCCACCGCAGAATTCTGCTCGGCGACAAGGATCGAAAGACCTTCGTCCCGATTGAGCCGCTTCAAAGCGCCAAAAATCTCGTCGACGATCAGCGGCGCCAGCCCCATCGAAGGCTCGTCCAGAACAAAGAGTTTCGGCCGCGACATCAGACCGCGGCCGATCGCGGTCATCTGCTGCTCGCCCCCGGAAGTAAGGCCGGACCGGGTTCGCCGCTTCTCGGCGAGCCTGGGGAATAGCGCATAGACACGATCGAGGTCGGCCTTGACGCCGGTGTGAGAGGACGAGCGTCCGAGCGCGCCGGTCAGAAGGTTCTCCTCGACCGTCAGCGAGCGGAAGCAGTGGCGGCCCTCGAGCACCTGGACAAGGCCGCTGCGGACGAGGTTCGAGGGGCTTGCCCTTGAAACGTCCTCGCCATCGAAGGTGATCCGACCGGCGGTAATAGTGCCGCGCTCGGCCGGGAGGAGATTGGATACGGCGCGCAGCAGTGTCGTCTTGCCGGCACCGTTGGAGCCGAGCAGCGCGACGATCTCGCCCTTGCCAACCAACAAGTCGACGCCGTGCAGGGCGGCGATGGCGCCGTTGTAGACAGCTTCCACGCCGCTAACTGACAGTATCGGGTATTCCGGGATGGACATCGATGACTCCGCTTGGGAAGCTGGATGGCGCGGCCGGCCAGATTGTCGGCCGCGTCATGGCAAACTCAGTTGCTGACCACTGCATCCGCGTCTTCGGCCGTGCGGATCTTGATGCCCTTTTCCTTGGCATAGGCCTCGGACGACTTCTCGATGATCGGGCGCAGCAGCTTCCAGTCGGGAGCGATCCAGTCGGAGACCACGTTCCACTTCTTGCCGTCCCATTGCTGGAAGGTCACGTACCCGTCACCCTCGTGATTGTCCCAGGAGACATTGATCGAGTGGAACAGATCCTTGGCGCCGAGCGCCTCGACGCGCGCCGGATCGAGCTTGAGATGCTCGAAGCCCCAGCGCACTTCGTCGCCGGTCAGCGTGCGGTTGCCGAACTTGGCCTGCGCGATGCGGACCGCCTCGACATTGAGGATGCCGTTGACGATGCCCAGATTGTGGTAGACCGAGCCGATGCGGCTCTTGTCCTCGAGGTTGCCCTTGCCGGCCCCGTAGACCGTTTTGACGATCTCCTGGACCACCGGATACTGCTCGCCAGACGCCTGGGTGGCGATGGCCGTATAGCCCTTAGCGGCATCGCCCGCGGGGATCACATCCTCTTCCGAATTCGACCAGACATTGCCGACGATGTGATCGGCCGGGAATCCGGTCTTCTGCGCGGTCTTCAGGGCGACCGGGTTCATCACGCCCCAGCCTCGTAGCACCACATAGTCGGGATGCTCGCGACGGATCGTCAGCCACTGCGCCTGCTGTTCGTTGCCGGGATGCGGAACCTCGATCTGCGAGAGTTCGAAGCCGTATTTCTGAGAAAGCAGTTCATAGATCGGGATCGTCTCCTTTCCGTAGGGCGAGCCGTGATAGAGCACGACGATTTTCTTGCCCTTGAGCTTCTCGAGACCGTCCTCCTTGGAAGCAAGGTAGTTCACGATTCCGGACGTCTCGCTGTAGGGATTGAGAAGCAGCGGGAAGACGTAGGGAAACACGCGCCCATCGGTGGTGTCGGTGCGGCCGTGATTGATGGTGATCAGCGGCACCTTGTCGTCGGTGATGCGATCGATCATGGCATAGGCGATGCCGACCGATAGCGGGTTCCAGGCGGCGATACCCGGGTTACTCTTCAGCCGCTCATACACCTCGACGCCCTTCTCGACCTCATATTGCGTCTCCCCTTCGCTCCAGGTCAGCTTGACGCCATTGACGCCGCCGTCGCGGATGTTGATCAGGTTGAGATAGTCGATGAAGCCGCCGAAGAAGCCGGTTCCGCCGGCGGCGTAAGGTCCGACGCGGTAGCTCTGCAGGGGAAAATACTGTTCGTCGGCGTGAACCGCCGTCGCGCCGAGGACGAAGGCCGTGGCGATCGCCGCCGTTCGTAGGTGACTGAAGAAGGTCATGAGTGCGTCTCCTGAGGTTGTGGTCCGTGAGGGGAGGAAGTCGAGCGGCGCTCAGCTGGACCTGGAACCGATCCGTCGTTTCACGCGGTCCAGGAGGGCCGACAGGCCGTTCGGTTCCGCGATGAGGAAGATGATGATGAGGGCGCCAAGCACGATGCGCTGGCTCATGTCGAGCACACCCGAATCGAACAGGCCGCCGAACACGAAGGCACCGAGCCGGGACAGAAAAAGCGGAAAGACGACGATGAACGCCGCGCCCAGAAACGCACCGCGCATCGAAGCCAGTCCGCCGACGATGATGATGAACAGGATCTGGAAAGAGCGGTCGAGGTTGAAGCCGGCCGGCTCTACGGTGCGCAGGTAGGTGAAGGCCCACAGCACACCGGCGACGCCGATAATGAAGGACGAGATGGCGAAGGCCAGCAGCTTGGTTCGCAGCACCGGCACGCCGATGACGCGCGCCGCCGTTTCATTATCGCGCACGGCAATGAAGTTGCGGCCGGTGGCGCTGTTGACCAGCCTCCAGACGAGGGCCGTGAGAACGGTGACCGTTGTCAGCGAAAGCAGGTAGCGGCCAGTTGCGCCATCGAGCGACAGCCCGGCGACGGCAAGGTGCGGCGCCGAGATCACGCCGGACGGGTTGTAGTTGGAGAACCAGCCGAATTTGGTCAGCGCCCACTGCACGAAAAACTGGGCGGCGAGCGTCGAAACGGCGAGGTAGAAGCCGCGGAGCCGCAGGCTGGGCAACCCGAAGATGACGCCGATGCTGGCGGCCGAAATCCCGGCCAGGATCATGGTCGCCGCCAGCGGCAGCCCCTCGACCCGCAGGTTGAAATTGTAGGCGGCGAAAGCCCCGACAGCCATGAAGGCGGAGGAACCCAGCGAAAGCTGGCCGCAATAGCCGGTCAAGAGGTTGAGGCCGACCGCCGCCAGGCTGAGCGCCAAGAACGGCAGCAGGATCGCCTCGACCAGATAGCTCGACGCGTAGGCGGGGATCAGGCCGTAGGCGACGACGATCAGCACGGTCGGCAGAGCTAGCTTCTGCCAGTCGATGGGAACTCTAGCGGCATCGAGCGCTTGCACGGCCATCGGTCAGACCCTTTCAACGGTTTTCTGGCCAAACAGGCCGGAGGGGCGCACCAGCAGCACGACCAGCGCCAGCGCATAGGCGAACCAGCTTTCGATGCCGCCGCCGACGAAGGGTCCGAGATAGACCTCGGCGAGCTTCTCGCTGGCGCCGATGATGAGGCCGCCGACAATGGCCCCGAGGATGGAATCGAAGCCGCCAAGCACCAGCACCGGCAGCGCCTTCAAAACGATCAGCGACAGAGAGAACTGGACACCGAGACGCGCGCCCCACAGCAGCCCCGCGACCAGCGCCACGAACCCCGCGGCCGTCCACACCGTTCCCCATATCCGGGGCAGCCGCAGACCGACGGCAAGCGCCGCGAACTGGTCGTCGGCGACGGCGCGAAACGCCAGCCCGATCCGGGTCCAGTAGAAGAATGCGCTCAAGCCCGCCACCATCGCCGCGGCAATGCCCGCGGCGAGAAGGTCGAACGACGAGATCAGGATGCCGCCGACCTCGAAGGGCGTGTCGTCTATGCCGAGATCGAGCCCGTGCACCTGCGTGCCCCACATCAACTGGGCAGCGCCCTCAATGATGTAGGACAGCCCAAGCGTAGCCATGAACAGCGTCATCGGCGAGCGATTGACCAGCGGCCTGAGCACAGTCCGCTCGATGGTGAAGCCCAGCGCGACCATGACCGCGAAGGTGATGAGCAGCGAAAGCGCGAAGGGGATGCCGCGTTCGACGAGGCTGACAAAGGTGAGCGCTGCGAACAGCACCATCGACCCTTGCGCGAAGTTCAGCACGCCCGACGTCTTGTAGATCAGCACGAAACCGATGGCGACAAGCGAATACATGACGCCAGAGAGCAGGCCGCCGACCAGCACTTCGATGACGAAGAGGAAATCATAGTAGCCCATCAGATGTCCTCGCCATTCTCGCCCTCGGCGGTGCCGATATAGGCCCGGATCACTGCCGGATCGGCCCTGACCTCGGCCGGCCTCCCGTCGGCGATCTTGCGGCCGTAGTCGAGCACCGCGACCCGGTCGGAGAGCCCCATGACCACGCCGATATCGTGCTCGATCAGGATGATGGTGACGCCGTGTCGGTCGCGCGCGGCGCGCACAAACCCGACCATCTCGGCTTTCTCGGTCGCCGTCATGCCGGCCATCGGCTCGTCGAGCAGCAGGATCTTCGGCTCGGCCACCAGCGCGCGGGCCAGTTCGACACGCTTCTGCAGGCCGTAGGGCAAGGTGGCGACCAGGCGGTCGGCGACGGCCTCGAGATGCAGGAAGGCGATTGTCTGATCGACCTTTTCGGCGATTCCCGCATCTTCACGCCGGGCGCGTGGCAGACTGGCAATGTGTTCGACGAAGCTGGCGCGCCTGGCGTAGACGCGGCCGGACGCGATGTTGTCGCGCACGGAGAGACCGCCGAACAGCGCCAGGTTCTGGAAGGTTCGTGCAACGCCCAGTCGCGCCAGACGGTTCGCTGGCACCCGGGAGAAGGACTGGCCGTCGATCGCGATCGTGCCGTGGTCGGCGTGATAGAGGCCGCTGATGATGTTGATCAGCGAAGATTTGCCAGCGCCGTTGGGGCCGATCACCGCGCGGATCTCACCGCTCTTAACCTCGAGGTCGACATCACGCAGCGCCGTGACGCCGCCGAAGGAAATGCCGATCCCACTCAGTGCGAGAACCGCATCCGGCCGTGACGAGAGGCATGCCGGACGCCTGTCGCCAACGGGGTTAGCCGCCGCGAGGATGCCGGAAATTTCGGGCGCGCGCTCGTATGCGGCGGCTCCCAGCGAAGCACCAAACATGAAACGTCCCTGATTTTTTGAAGTAGTCCGGGCGCGGTCCGAGGCCGCGCCTGTCTATTCCGCGGCGACAAGCTCTCTGTCGCGAGCCGCTTCCAGTTTGCGCACCAGTGGGATGACGCGCTTGCCGAAAAACTCGACCTCTTCCTGGAAATGCAGGAAGCCGAGCAGGATCAGGTCGGCGCCGGCGTCCTTGAGCTCGAGGATGCGTTCAGCGATCTGTTCCGGCGTGCCGATGAGGTTGCTGCGGAAGCCGTCATTGTATTGCACTAGATCCTCGAAGGAGGATTTCGCCCAGTTGCCTTCGCCTTCCGGCGAGGCCTTGCCGGCATTCTTGACCTGATCGGCAAAACCCTGGACTGCCTCGGGATTGGCCTTGGCGATGATCTCGTCGAGCACTGCGCGCGCCTCTGCCTCGGTCTCGCGAGCGATGGCGAAGGCATTGACGCCGATCTTGACCTTGTGGCCATTGGCTTTCGCCTTGGCGGAGATGTCGTCGACCTGCTTCCGGATCTCCTCCGGCGTGTTGCCGTTGGTGAAATACCAGTCGGACACACGCGAAGCCATGTCGCGCGCGGCGCGCGACGAGCCGCCCTGGAAAATCTCAGGCAATGGCTCGATCGGCTTCGGCTTCATTGAATAATTGGTGAAGCGGTAGAAATCGCCCTTCAGCGTGAGACTGTCCTCGGTCCAGATACCACGCAGCGCCCGGATAAACTCTTCCGACCGGCGATAGCGCTCGTCATGGTCGAGCCAGAGCTCGCCTATGGCCGCGAACTCGCCACGGAACCAGCCGCTGACTACATTGACGGCGACGCGGCCGTTGGTCAGGTGGTTGATGGTGGCGATCTGCTTGGCGGCCAACGCAGGATTCCACGGGCCGGGCAGGATCGCCGCGATGACCTTCAGCGTTGTGGTCGCGGCAAGCAAGGCATGGCTGAACGACACCGATTCGTGCTGGTTGTCGGCGCCGTAGCCGGCCGTAAAGCGTATCTGGCTCAGCGCATAGTCGAAGCCGTTGGCCTCGGCGATTTGGGCGAGCTTGCGGTTGTAGTCGATATCCCAGCCGGTCCGCTGCTCGATGTTGGAGATGACCAGTCCGCCCGAGACATTCGGAACCCAGTAGGCGAATTTGAGGCTGTCGGAATGCGAGGTCATGTTGTTGTCCCCTTTTTGATTGGCTCAGCCGACGCGCGCGGCGAAGGTGGTGCTTGCGTAGCTGGAATTAAGCAAAGAGACCGCTTCGGTCGCAGCCTTCGAAATGCGCTCGACAATCGCCGCGCCGAGGATTTCGGCATCAACAAAATCGTCTGGCGCGCCGTAGACGCCCGTCGGGACGGTGACAGCACCGAAAAAGCCGAACAATGGCCGCAGCTGATGTTCGAGCACCAGGCCATGGTAGGGGCTGCCGCCAGTCGCCGCGAGAAGCACGGTCTTGCCCGTCAACGCGCGATAGTCGACGAGGTCGAACAGGTGCTTGAGGGCGCCGGTATAGGAAGCCCTGTAGACAGGCGTTCCGACCACGAGCAAATCGGCCTTCTCGACACGCTGGATGATCGCTTCTCCAGATGCGCCAAGTGCGCCGCGGGATAGCCCGGCAAAAAGCGAGGGTGCTGCCTCCGTGATCTCGATCAGACTGGTATCTGCAGGCACGCGCAACGCGACCGCCTTGACCAGCGCATTGACCACCGCCGTGGTGCGGGACGGCGTGCTTACGCCGCCCGATATTCCGAGAACCGATAGCCGTGCCAAGTCATCAATCTCCCACACCTTGCCTGCGCGCTAGGCCAGCAGCAAATCAGGTCAAAAGATATTCTATAAAATCTATAGAGATAAGGAAATATGTTCCGATGTTTTCACCTCAATGGGAAAATCGGGCTGTTAGCTGCATGGCAAAGGGGTTGACGGTTTAGGAGCGGGATGCGGCGCCAAACGCACGCCGGCTCAGCGGCGGCGCACTCGTGCTTGGAAATTTAGCCGAGAAGGGGAGGGAATCCGCGAAGCACAGGTCCAATCAAGCGGCGAAAGCCGCGCCAGGGTATCCCATCGCCTGTCGCTACGAAGCAGCTGGACATCTCGATTTACCGTCCTTTTGGCCTGAACGAGTAGCGATGGCCGGGGTAGCTTGATGAGTGCGCGTTCGACGGGGCAATTTACCGCTGTGCGGGCCGATCAATTCGACCGGTGGCTAGCCGGGCGGCTTTCATGCGCGCGTTTGTGACGTTGACGTGTCCAGCGTGCCGGAACTTGCTGGCACGGAACCTGCGGTGGCGGCCGGGTCCAGAAAGGGTTAACGGTTGGTCAAGAACCTTTCGTTTACCTTCTGCCCGAAGCGGGGAATTTTAAGGGGTTTCTAATTGAATGAGTGGGGACTCGCGTCCGAAATCAGCAAATGGTGGGAGCAGGCTGCGGCAGCAAATCCGATCTGGCGGCTAAACTCAGTTCGTGTTGAAGAACACGTTCCCGGTAGTCGCCAACGAAGCGATCTGATCGTATTTGGAGACCAAGCAGCCCTCTGCGGAGAGATCAGACTTCCTGATCATGCGCGATCTTCGCCCCTCGACTTCGACAACCTAAAAGACGCTGTCTACAAAGCGCAGGCGCGAGGATGCCGATGGGCATTCACGTCCGACACGAAAACGTTGCTCTTGATTGACACGCAGCAAAGCGGTTCGTTGATCACCCGGATCGTCCACAAGGAGGACCTTCGCCCCGTCCTAGCGCGTAAAGACTTGGACGATCCGCTCTATCTTCGCCAACTCGGAACGCACTGGATAGGCGCGTTCAACACGCTTGCCCCGATCATCACAGGGGCGGTCAAACCGGCCGGGATGGCAGCCGACGAACTCTTCGTCGAAGCGCTTCGGGAGCTAATGGCAGCGCCCGTTTCCGCTATACGGGATGCCATGAATGAACGACGGCAGTCCGATCCAAAATTCTCTTCCCGTCTGATCGAATGGATGGTGGATGACCAAGGCTGGACCCATAATCCGGAGCGGTGGAATGAAGAAGTTACGCGGGCTGCGAAGCTAACAGCTTACGTGTTTGTAACGCGCCTCATGTTTTATGAGGCGCTGCGGAGAACAAAGACTGAGCTTGACCCCCTTGTGATGCCCCCTGCTCCAGTTTCCAGTTCAAGAATGGCAGTGAACACGCTAACCTTTCTGTTTGGAGAAGCGCGACGCATTTCAGGAGACTACGAGACGCTCTTCACATGGGATCAGGTCTCAGATTACGCGATGATCTCGGATACGTGTGTGCCTCACTGGCGACGGCTTATCGAGCACATCGAACATTTCGATGTCAGCGCGATCGATCACGATATTCTCGGTCGTTTGTTTGAGCGCTTGATCGAACCACATGAACGTAAGCGGTCAGCCGATAACGTCAGGCCTAAAGTTCCAAGGCATGAGCATTTCGATTTCGGATGCCGGCCAGCCTTGAGCGATGCGG encodes:
- a CDS encoding flavin reductase family protein, yielding MTMTERVPLIETRVPLKSAMRHLAGAVSVVTAGIGDGRTGATVTTAHSLSVEPEVMVVSINLNSSTWTAIRRHRHFCVNVLRADQIAIADRFAGRGGLKGVERYEGARWLSLATGALALDGALAAVDCAVIVRHSHALILGSVRYVASGEPARH
- a CDS encoding FAD/NAD(P)-binding protein is translated as MSARESGRGPVVVIIGGGFSGAATAFHLARLLPAGAADIVVVEPREGLGYGLAYSTPDPSHRINVPASRMTLISGQDSHFADWLEQTGAIADDPEAIAANGALYPQRRVFGRYVESHLQPFLFGKTIRHVRSAVASAKLSGEGYHLILAEGGTLAADALVLATTHPPPTLPLPLQSVAGAAGLVANPYDLERLEAIGRCDHVLVVGTGLTSADVIATLDRNSHCGRITALSRHGYRSRGHAATHADPIGDFTGLPSRSATVLLRRIRSTIATAAQQGESWHPVLDAVRRQGQVIWRALPLAEQRRVVRHLRALWDVHRFRVAPQIMDVLDRQVAEGRLAYRAASIVGADQVDGRIRVRQRLRGQRRLLAEAYDSVIVTTGPAHADILRTNAAIAALARMGLVRLDPIGLGLETDSQGRAVGTSGRPTGSVFVSGPLARGSVGELMGIPEVTAHAERIAAEIHQWLGYQTALRRQAS
- the ssuD gene encoding FMNH2-dependent alkanesulfonate monooxygenase gives rise to the protein MSIATPDRIKVLWFLPTHGDSRYLGTSEGGRAVDLPYLTQVAKAADAIGYYGALLPTGRSCEDSWVVASALAPLTQRLRFLVAVRPGLQSPTLAARMTSTLDRISGGRLLINVVTGGDPVENKGDGIFLSHDERYEVTREFLDIYKAVLRGETVAFEGKHFRIEDGRLLFPPVQTPHPPLYFGGSSEAANAVAAEQIDKYLTWGEPPADVAAKVDHVRGLAEKAGRAVSFGIRLHVIVREANDEAWADADRLISRLDDRTIAEAQKVFARMDSVGQSRMSRLHGGRRDKLEISPNLWAGVGLVRGGAGTALVGDAATVAERIDEYRRIGIDTFILSGYPHLEEAYRFGELVLPLLPLDHEISTRATAVNMGPFGETVAGDHRPSALRASQS
- a CDS encoding SfnB family sulfur acquisition oxidoreductase encodes the protein MTIQSKQPSDIRSAVSPVERPSAKAHVIKTDAEAFAVAEKLAAEFAKDASKRDRERLWPTEELDAFSQSGLWSINVPKAYRGPELSYVTLSKVITIISAADPSLGQIPQNHLGVVAAIRTVSDEAQKKLLFAEVLSGTRFGNAFSEFGSKRAADFETKFVDAGDHVVVNGQKFYSSGALLAHLVPIVALDDEGRAWYAIADRGAPGLTVIDDWSSFGQKTTLSGTVLLDNVKVPKTHLVPGYKGYDRPTADGAIFQIIQAAVDLGIAKAAIDETVDFVRTKSRAWIDSGVDHAWQDPYTIQAIGDLRLRANAAEAVLEKAGLAVDRAVADPDEKTVAEAQIAVAESKILTTEIAINATNKLFELAGTRSTLAEHNLDRHWRNARTHTLHDPVRWKYAILGNYYLNDVNPPLHAWS
- a CDS encoding ABC transporter ATP-binding protein, whose translation is MSIPEYPILSVSGVEAVYNGAIAALHGVDLLVGKGEIVALLGSNGAGKTTLLRAVSNLLPAERGTITAGRITFDGEDVSRASPSNLVRSGLVQVLEGRHCFRSLTVEENLLTGALGRSSSHTGVKADLDRVYALFPRLAEKRRTRSGLTSGGEQQMTAIGRGLMSRPKLFVLDEPSMGLAPLIVDEIFGALKRLNRDEGLSILVAEQNSAVALKYADRATVLENGVSVLEGSAADLRQRADIKTYYLGGAPLPPQHFPKETAA
- a CDS encoding ABC transporter substrate-binding protein — encoded protein: MTFFSHLRTAAIATAFVLGATAVHADEQYFPLQSYRVGPYAAGGTGFFGGFIDYLNLINIRDGGVNGVKLTWSEGETQYEVEKGVEVYERLKSNPGIAAWNPLSVGIAYAMIDRITDDKVPLITINHGRTDTTDGRVFPYVFPLLLNPYSETSGIVNYLASKEDGLEKLKGKKIVVLYHGSPYGKETIPIYELLSQKYGFELSQIEVPHPGNEQQAQWLTIRREHPDYVVLRGWGVMNPVALKTAQKTGFPADHIVGNVWSNSEEDVIPAGDAAKGYTAIATQASGEQYPVVQEIVKTVYGAGKGNLEDKSRIGSVYHNLGIVNGILNVEAVRIAQAKFGNRTLTGDEVRWGFEHLKLDPARVEALGAKDLFHSINVSWDNHEGDGYVTFQQWDGKKWNVVSDWIAPDWKLLRPIIEKSSEAYAKEKGIKIRTAEDADAVVSN